The DNA segment TTGTGATTTCTAGACATCTTTCCGACATCAACTTCACCGACCGCCTCTCGACAGCCATGTTTACATACAGGCATCATGCCGTTATCAACACGCATGCGCTGAGGCCTTGGCATCAATTTTGATGCGGGGCATCACATGTATCCAGGCCATCAATATCAAAAGTACAGAGAATATGGTATCCCAGGACACAAGTTGGGTACGGACTAGAGTCTAGTAAGTTGAGCTACTTAGGTAATTTATCATCAATGATGCCCCGCACAGCCTTACTGGACACCCGCAGCCTTCATGCGCTCAAAGCACTTTCGGTAGGCTTCGTGAATCTCGGGAATCTCATACCCATACTCCTTCAGCTTGTTGACCAATTTCGTGGTATCAAGCTTGCAGTTGCTTCGGCCTGCCTTGATCACCTTGGCTTGCTCCTCGAGGCTAAAGTTCTTCCAGCTAAACGAGGGGCGCACAATGTCGCGGAACAGGGTGAGCACCTCGTTGTGGGAGATGGCACCAGGGTTCGTAAAGTTGTAGATGCCCAGCTCTTTGTGCTCGGCCATCAGGATGCTAGCCGGCAGCAGGTCGCTCAGAATCGTGTTGCTGTTCGGGATGTCCACCACACGCTCGTATTTGGCGATCTTGGTGACAAAGTTGCGGGGGTGCAAGTCGTCCGACACTGGCATCCGGAGTCGAAGAATGAGGCAGTTGTTGTAGTGCTTCATGACCTGGTGGGGTGGTTGCGTGTTAGTCAGGGTCAACTATCATGGACAAACTCCGTCGGTAAAAGTACTTGCCTCTTCAACGTGTGCCTTGGTCATGGAGTAGAAGCTCCCCGCAAAGTTGGCCGGGTCGGTCTCGAGGAAACCTGGGCCATCCCAGGGGTGTGCCTCATCGTACTGGTAGATGCAGCCGGTTGCAAATACGGTGCAGTGAATGCCGCGGAGGAAGCAGCAGTCGGTGAGGTTCAGGGTGCCGATCACATTGGACCTGATGGTAGCCTCTTGGTTGTCCTCGCACCAGTCCACGTTGGGCCGCCCAGTGCACCCAGCCGCGTTCAGCACATGAGTGGGCTTGACCCGGTCGAGTTCGGCGAGAACAGATTCGCGGTTCTCCATTCGGATCGTTGTCAGGCGCACCTCCTTGCCGTCCTTCTCAAGAAGGGTCTTGAGATGTCCTGCCACCCAACCCTCGCCGCCCCAGATCAAGAAGCGGTTGCTTTGGGCGCCATTGGAACCGTCGGTGGCCATCTTGTGTGGTTGGAGTGTATATCGAGGTGTATAGGCTGGGAGTAAGTATTGGCGGCAACTAGGAATTGATGCTAACGGAAAATCACAAagagttgttgaggaggaagagcatAGGCAAGTGAACCAACAGATgagcgaggggggaggtcaACAAGTAAAAAAGGAACGACATGCTCAGTTGGGGCATCGGCACgccagggatggaagggCTGAAAGCAAGGGCAGGAAGGTGGTCGTCTCAAAATGACAGTTACGAATCCATCCGCTACGGTGGGAGAGGCAGGCGGCCCCCCAATGCCTGCACCGCAATAGGGGTGGGATGTCCAATAATTGCCATATAGGTGACCAGTGACCAGAAGCGCTGATAGAAAGGGAAGCTAACGCAGGTCTTGTGTTTTTGTGTGGCGTGGCCACGACAGCTTGTCAGCACTTCCTTCTGCATTCCAAAAGACACGACGTCCGGGGCTGTCTGTCAGAAAGTCGGTGGCCCGACATCCACAACTCCGTAACGCCCAATTGGGACGAAGACTGCGAGCAGGATACGAATAAGTGGTCTTCGCAATCTGGATATGTTTTTGTAGTAGTTCTCACCACGGCTCCAAAGTCTGGACCCTGGGTACATTGTAAATGTTCCTGAAAAATGGAGACTGATATGCTGGTGAAAAGGGGCTGGGAAGCTGACAGCTTGGCTGTCGTTCACCGTAAGTAGCACCCACCAGCCATGGACGGCAACGttgctcaacaacaacaacaacaacaacaacaacaacaacaataacaacaccatcttctATGATAGAGGCTTCCTAAGAGGAATATAATAGAAACCGGTAAACGGCACTCTAACATGCATACAATTATCCTAGGTAGAAATCTATCTATCCCATTGTTTCGGGAAGGGTCTTCGCTCACAGCCCAGCACATCCATTCCAGCGGTACACCGTCCTTCTGGGTGGGTGTCCGGGGAAGGAGCTTTGGCCACTTGAACTCGATTGACCAATAGTAACGCGGCTCGTGGCGGATGGGCGGACCACTTTTCCTATTTTGCCGGTTGAAGGGTGTGAGCGAAGCCAGCAAAAAGCTGTTGAAATTGGAGAAGACAAATTTCCTGTGGAGTAGCGACACACCCTCTCGCCCCCGTCTTCATTCTCCATATTCTCCCCATGTCCCTCGTGTCTGCATCTGGTCTTTCCCGAGCACATCTGTAGCATCCAACAAGTCGACAACATTGTGATATTGCATCTGCACTTCGCACTCTTGCACCAGAACAGGAACATCACCAGATTCGACACCTATACGGCCCCCAAACCACCAGTATATATTACACCAGGCGCCGGACACCCTACACCACTGTGTTCTGCACGTTTCGAACGACAGCTGCCCGTGTCTCACAGACACAACTCCCTCTATTCAAGAATTTAATCCCGACGTCGAGCTCACTCGACAATCCACAGCCCAGCATGGGTGCCGCCCAGCAAATTGcttacttcctcctccaccctaATGAGCTTCGGTCCATCGCTCAATGGTACGCGCCCCCCCTTACTTTGCCCGTGCTCTACCCCCCTCGTTTCTAACTTAGTCGGCTACAGGAAAGTATGGCATGAGCCTGTCCACAGACGCGATGCCTCCAAGGAGACGCCCACCGAGAAATCATGCTTCCACTTCCTCAAGTTGACGTCGCGGTCATTCTCAGCTGTCATTCAAGAGCTCAACCCCGAGCTCCTGATGCCGATATGCCTCTTCTACCTCGTCCTGCGTGGTCTCGACACCATCGAAGACGACATGACCCTtgacatcaaggagaaggagcccctcctccgcgaTTTTCACAACATCATGGAGCAAGATGGCTGGACTTTCGACAAGAACGGGCCCAACGAGAAGGACAGGGAGCTGCTCGTCCACTTCGACGACATTATCTTCGAGCtgaagaaggtcaagaagCCATACTATGATATCATCAAGGACATCACCGAGAAGATGGGCAATGGCATGGCCGATTACGCGCTCAACGCTGAGCACAACAACATTGGTGTGGGCACCATCAAGGAGTACGAGTTGTACTGCCATTATGTTGCCGgtctggtgggagagggcttGACACGCCTGTTTGTGGAAAGCAACCTTGCCAACCCACAACTTCTGGTGCGCATGGATCTCACTGAGAGCATGGGTCAGTTCTTGCAAAAGGTTAACATCATTCGCGACGTACACGAGGACTGGATCGACAAGCGGCGATTCTGGCCCAGAGAAATCTGGTCAAAGTATGTTGACAACTGGGACGACCTCTTTGCCCCGGCCAACCGCGAGAAGGCCCTTCAGTGCAGCTCTGAGATGGTGCTCAACGCTCTCAAGCATGCCGAGGAGTGTCTTTTCTACATGGCTGGTATCCGAGACCAGAGTGTCTTCAACTTCGTGGCGATTCCCCAAAGCATGGCCATTGCTACCCTGGATCTTGTCTTCCgcaaccccgccatcttcgAACGGAACGTCAAGATCACCAAGGGAGACGCCTGCCAACTGATGATCGAGTCGACACAAAACTTGCGGGTGGTCTGCGATGTTTTCAAGAAGTACGCGAGAAGGATACACAAGAAGAATGACCCCAGGGATCCTAACTTCCTTGCCATCAGCGCGCAATGTGGAAAGGTATATGCAATCGCACACAACTCATGCTCAACATGTAGCACAAGCTAACCAGGTGCAACCAGATCGAGCAATTCATTGAGACCATCTTCCCAACGCAAGACCCTAACAAAGTCAGGGCTGGGCTCAAGCAAGAAGATCCCAAGATGGACGCCTTGGAGACTTTCTATCTGATTGCTGCTGCGCTGTCAACATTCATCTTGATCGGTGTTCTGATGGTGGGTCTACCTCTCGGGGCTCCACATTATTCCGGCCCGCGGCGGTGGAGCCCGCATTTTTTCCCACCTCGAAAAAATAAAGCTAACTATTTTGTCCAGATTGGAATTGCATGGTACTTTGGTGCTCGATTCGACCAGGTCTTCAAAAACATCGACCAAAAGATTGCCGGCACTGTTACCAGCTCAGTGGCTGCTGTTACCGGCGTTGCTCACGAGGAACTGTGAGAAGCGACCTGGCCCAGCAAGCAAATTCGACCCCACGGCGCgctcttttttcccctcttCACAGCGTGCGCTGATATTCGCTACATACACTTAATGATATACCTCGATACACTGCGCTTTATGATGAACGATCGGTTAGTTGGACAGGGCCACCTACCCAGGGTTATATGGGACATGAATAGTGTTCTCACGGGATCGTTGTCACCATGGGGGCACCCACCCGAGCAATCTACTAATACTAATACATCCCTTCGGTGTACTTTTCTCTTTGCTTTCACTTGTGACCTTTCTCGAAGAAAAACACAAAGTCAGAACTAGCACGGATGTCAAATTACAATTCAGTCGCCTCGTTTCCTTCGGGGACGATGGTTTCAATGACTGTGGTTGTGCCGAAGATGTGCTGATAGCAACCCCTGGGCAAGTAGCCTGGTATCCGGGCACGCTTTCATCTGGGCTCTTTGGTTCTTGGTCAATAGCCTGATGACGGTGGATTGCGACATGTTTTGACGATACCAAATGATTCCACATGCCCTGTGACCCGATTgttacacacacacactggGAGGAAAGCGAAGAGAGAGACGCGTCGAGGCCCAAGCCACCGGGCCTGTGTCACGATGTTGAGACTTTGCCGCgcggtgtggtggtggtgtgtgtcgGGTTGTATAAAACGGCCGCCGTGATCGGTCCTACGGGTGCCCACGTGGGCGTCGTCCACTGATTGAAGCCCACGGGTTCACTTGTCATTGATTCCTACAGCAGTGGCTGTGGGATTTGAGTTGACGGTTCTTACTCGACCGCGGTCTTGTGGACGAATAGATTTTCCTAGTGCCTGTgtacaagcaagcaagcattCAATACAATACATCGGAACTTGGCATCTTTTCATCACAGCAATAGCATCCAACACAGTGGGTAGGTAGTTCCATCAAACAACACCCATCACAACGCTCAAGCCCTTTCTTGCCTCAAGCTTGACGTGcaacttttttctttctttctaaATCAACCTCTACTACCTCATTATTCCCGTACTCTCCCCGCCCGTCTGTTCAGTCATGTTCGGACAAGTGAGTTGAGTGACCGAGTTACACCAAGTTTGATCTCTTGTCGGatttccccttttctttttcatgCAACGACAGGGCGCCCATCCACCAGTCGGGTGCTCTGAAACCTTGTTCACAACCCGCAGCTGCATCATTCCCCCAGAAATTTGACTGGCTGTCCAGCAGACAAGATAACTGAAACACTCGGTTTGTTTCCGAGAGTCACAACTGACTCAGGCTGATTTGTTCTCCAACAACTTCACTCAACACTCGCATTCGCATGTACTACAAGGTTTCTTGtatcttgttttttttttgtgttaTTCATTCCATTGTCATTTTTCATtgctctccccccctccccttgaAAAGTTTCCATGGTTTTGTCTATCTCGATGGCCTCGGGAGTTCAGaagtgtgtgtgtctgtgtgtgtggcTGTGTGTGTATATGTAGATTAATATGTACAAAGATGTTTTGCttgtctcttcctcctcaagaCAGTTCGGCGCATCGGtaaaccaaccaccccttctCTAGAAGAAAAATTGTTGTATGTACAGTGCCTGCTGCAAAGATTTCAGAAAGATCGCATTGCAAACAGAGGCGAAAAAAACACTcgctctttctctctctctcgccaATCCCTCCCAAACAGAAAACTTAAAATGGCAAAAATATCAGTTCATTACTTTTTTCATGACAGTTCTTCATCTGAAGCCGTTGTTGGCGATGAGGTCGGTTGTGCCGGCAACGTTGCTGGCGGCCACGACTCTGGAGTTGGTCTGGCCGGCGAGCTGCTTGAGGCGGTCGGCCACCTGCTGGACACCGGTGATGCCCTCGAGAGCCATGATGTATGCGGCGAGACCGGCAACGTGGGGGGAGGCCATGGAAGTTCCGCTCAGGGTGGCggtgtcgctgtcgctgCGGATGCCGCAGGACTCGACACGGACACCGGGGGCGAAGATGTCAACGAGGGGACcaaagttggagaaggaggcgcGGCGGTCGTTGGTCTGGTCAATAGCACCGACAGTGATGGCGGCCTCGGCAGAGCcaggggaggtgagggcaGTGTCCTGGTTCTCGTTACCGGCGGCAACAACGGGAACGACACCGGCAGCCTCGATacggttgatggcggtgttgaCGGCCTGGGAGAAAGAGCCGCCGAGAGACATGTTCATGACGGCCTTGCCACGGAGACCACGGCGGGTGGCATCACGGGCAACAAAGTCCATACCGGCAATCACGCCAGAGTTGGAACCGGAACCGTCAGCACCGAGGACCTTGACAGCAACGAGCTGGGTCTTCTTGGCGACACCAAACTTCCAGCCTCCAATGGTGCCAGCAACGTGGGTACCGTGGCCGTTGAGATCCGTCTCATCTTCGCCTCGGATGAAGGAGGCGCCGAATCTGGCCCTCCCCTGCAAGTCCTCGTGGGTGGTACGGATACCAGTGTCCACAACATAAGCAGTGATGCCCTCTCCAGCAGAACTGTCAAAGAAATAACCATTCTGTCTGGCACCGTCATGGCTGAGGCGGGCCAAGCCGGTAGGGGCGCGAGACTGAAGCTGGCGGACATTGAGCTTGATGACGGCATCCTGCTCGATGTAGCTGACCTCCTTGGCGGCATAGATCTCATTGATCAAGGCATCATCGGCCTCCAGAGCCATAGCTCTCCACTGGTCGATCTGGAAGGTCTCGACTGTCGTAGAAaggatgttgttggtcaGTGGGCTGCGCTTCCCAATGTTGCGCTTGGCGATCACGCTCGCAATGCTGGACTCGTGGGCAAAGACCTCATCATCGCTGAAGGTGTTGTTGTAGACCACGATGAACttgtgggggatgaggttCTGGGCATCGGGGTTGGCGATGGGCACACCGATATAGAACCCCTCGGACttggtgaaggtggtggcaggagcagcagataCCCCAAGGGCAGACAGAGCAACGCTCAAGGAAACAAGAAATCGGCCAGCCATTGTTGATGTattgttgatggtgtttcagacaggttgttgatgaagttCGAGGAAAAGAATGGATCGGTTGGTGGGACCACGTAACTGGATGCTGAAACTGGTTTTGAAGCAACGTCGAAAAGACGAGATCGGCTAGATGCAGTTGATCAAGGATAGTCCGGAAGTGAAGAAAAAGGGTATGCGCAGCACGAGAAGAAAGCAAATGGGTGGAAGGCAACGTTGACGATGCCTGACCCGGAAAAAGGAATGGAaggaaggaggaagaaaagagcaagTGACAAGGACGGATGGGATAACAACAAAAGAGAGAAGCCCACGAGAGAGAAGCAGATCAACTGCTATTTAACTGAGAAGAGCGCATGAAGTTGGCGGCCCATCTTGAACCCCCTTTTGCAGAAAGCAACGACGctgtttgggtggtgggtgcaACCTTCAGGGGAGCGTGGTACAAAGCAGGCCAGGGGGTTACCGGGGTACTTACGTGGGACGTCTCCCCTGACTCCCCTGGCTCCCCTGGACGCCAAGTCAAACGGCAGATCCCCAGGCGTGCCAAGATGGCAAATCCTCCGCGATTCTGAACGACTGTGGACAGAGCCCTGAAGTTTCGACAGATGTTAGACGAGAACTACTCGTGATCTCGAACCTGGCAAGGGACGCTGCAGTTCACCCAATACAGAGCTCAGGTGGCATGCTAGATTGGGCCCCATGATCGGATTCCCGTGGCCGCTATGGCTGCCATCTCTGGCGGCCAGGAACATACGACGGTCTGGGGAGACTTGGGCAAAACTGGGATGAGCTGGGATGGACGGAGGAATAGCCGACTTGCCGACCTCGCAAACGTCGGGCGCCGGCTGAGCCGGGTCTGGCTCAAGTGGTCTCTTTGGCTCCAGCATCAGCTCCAGGCGGATTCGAAAGGCAAACGCATGCCACAGGATTTGCCGtccgttgttggtgatgcggtTGGCAAAGTTGAACGAGAATGATTCCGGTGCATAACAGATCTTCTTTGATCTCCCGCCGCgagggtggttgttgtggctgTCGTGAGCCTGCGGGAAGCGTGGGAAGCAAAAGAACCATGGGTCTTGCAAACACGGCATTGGTGGAAAGAGAATGTGTGATGGTTGCGACTTGATCGAGGCTCCAGGTGCCGCCATTGGACACGAGGAACCGACAGCTCGTACCCTGCAATTCCGTTGCGGAAATGTCTCTGCCCAATCGACCTCTGCCGCGTCCATGAGGATGCGGCTCTGGGCTGGGTCTCGTCCGGCCTGATGCTTGGCAACAATTAACTGCAAACCTGCTCTTGAATCTGAACAGTTAAAGTCCGAGATCTCGCCGTCACTTTCGGATGAAGCAAACCTGTTTGACCTGTTTTGGAGGTGATGGATCGCTGGCTCCGATGAGGTCTTTGGAATCCACACGGCATTGAATGGGGTCGCCGGATTAATCCATTGACCTGCCCAATGGGAGTTGTTGCCAGCGGCCGACGAGAACAGACgtcggcggcagcagcaacaagcaacaaTGCCACCATCCTCCGTCACCCAAAAAGAAAGGAAGGAGCCGCGCTGTGCAGACCCTCTGCGCGGGGGTGGCGCATTTGGTGAAGCGCGCTAATGGTGGACCCCGCTCGCTGGGAACATTCTACACTATAAAGGATGGCATTCAGGAGGATGCGCTCCAAACAACTTTCACCGTCCTGGGGCTGTCTGGCGAGAGACACCGAGCATCAACAAGAAGCAGGCAGCGTAACAGAGAGGAAACATGGATATGACATGTCAATGCCAAGGGGGCCGTTGGCGCCGTTGCAGGGACCCGTATCGTACGAAATTatctggggaaggggtcAGCCTGCCGCGTTCTGAGGCAGGTGCAGGCGAGAAATGGTGTGGATTTGTGGATTTGTGGACTTGTTAGTGCAGTGCAGCCGCCCGTTTGGATGCTGAAACACCAAGGTCCGTTCTGTGAAATCTCCACAGCGCGTGTTTCGGTCCTCTGCTACCATAGCATCCAGCTCGGAGATTTCGACACTTCTCTCTCCATGTGGAATTTCTGTTGCCGCCGACCCTCCGTGCTCATCCAACTGCCATGAATAGATAAGCGGTTTTGGATATCTACCACATCAGTCAgcgaagaaacaaaacatctCCATAATGTACCAGAGCTTGGATTCTCTGGTTCTCAAACCAAGCACAGCCCACCCAGTCCAGTCTACGGAGTAGTGCACCGTGATGGCAACTAACAACTCTCGAAATAGACCATCCGATCGCCGTTTCATGCCTTGGCTTTGCGCTTGCGCATAAACATGCCCCGGGCGAGCAGTCGAGTATATACAAACCTGGCGGCCGCAGCATGAACCTCGATATTAACAGTACCGGTGCTGCGTACGACCTCGGTTGAGCAGAGGACAGTTACGACCGCACGGAAGCAAGAGCCGAGTAATGGCCTCGGGCTGTCTTGGTGAGCAAATCCCCCGGTTCGCCTGCCGTCGGTTAGCGCGGAGTGGGCCCGATGTCCGGGCGCCCAAGGCCGAGAATTGTGGGCCGATAACAAGAGGAATACCGGCCATTCGGGGGCGAAATCCGGCCGGCCTCATTCGGCCTGCACCACCCACCTGACCCCGCAAACTAACTGTCTTCCAGAACTTCGGAACGGAGTCGATGTGGAGATGGATGCAGCCTTACCATAAGACCAGCAAAATATCTGGGAATGGGGTGAGACCGAGGGCACAGAGGGCAGTACAGTAAACAAACAAGGCAACGAAAGCCACTATGATGTAACTGCGTGTGTGAGTGGGACTGTTCACACATCACGTAAACCAACATTCTCAGGTGGCCGGATCTTCCTCCGCAGATTATCTGGGTTGCCACGGCTGCCACTATTTCTCTCCTTTCTCGTCAAGATGATTATCTCATGACATGGCCCGATCTGATGAGGTTATCTGCGTAGTGCGTAGTGGGGTTTGTCGCGTCACTCAGCATGAACATGAAGCATGACGACCTGAGGAATAAGAAAGAGAATAGAAATAGATTAACCAGTCAGTAGGTAATCGGCACCCTCTTTCCCTTGAGGAGGGAACCGTTCAATTGAGTGGCTCTCGAGCGGCTGTGCCCGGGCAATGCGCAGGTTGCGAATTGGATTGGGGCTTCATCCGTGTCTCATGCGACAGACAGGTGTCTGTACGAAGTAGTGGTCCctggaaaaaagaaagaaagtcGTCCAGGGATGTCCAAACTGCCCTTTTTCATGTTTTGGGAGCCTTCGTCATCCAGCACCTCATATCCAAGGGAGTGCCAGTTAGTTTTATTCCCCGGGCTTGCTAGTACCACCTGGCGGAGTGAACCGCCCAAGACAAGACGTCCGTCCGTTGACTGACTGCGCCTTCGGTGGGCTGGAACACACTGCAATCTGTGACCCAACAACTCGCAAATCCCAGCTTGGGTCTTATCGAGACTTgcacatcaccacaacaacacagcgagcaacaacagcaacactcCAATCCAGCACCAACGTTCTTCCGTCTGCGCTCTCCGTCTGAGGCTTACGCACATCATTAACTTTGCGATCTGGCAAGGGCCAAGTCGGCCAATCCAGCGCCCAAGTGTACAGGAACTTAACCCCGCGCCCGTCCGTCCACGCGACCAGTATAAGCCAGACCCGACTCCAGTCGGTGCCCTACCTACCCACTGCAGCAGGCAGTGCGCGCTGCAGAtaaaacaacaagaacaaagtTTCGTAAAATCAAGCTCGGCCATCGATCCGGGCCCGCTGGTCCAAGTCGCAGT comes from the Podospora pseudocomata strain CBS 415.72m chromosome 5, whole genome shotgun sequence genome and includes:
- a CDS encoding hypothetical protein (COG:G; antiSMASH:Cluster_7; EggNog:ENOG503NW1G), which translates into the protein MATDGSNGAQSNRFLIWGGEGWVAGHLKTLLEKDGKEVRLTTIRMENRESVLAELDRVKPTHVLNAAGCTGRPNVDWCEDNQEATIRSNVIGTLNLTDCCFLRGIHCTVFATGCIYQYDEAHPWDGPGFLETDPANFAGSFYSMTKAHVEEVMKHYNNCLILRLRMPVSDDLHPRNFVTKIAKYERVVDIPNSNTILSDLLPASILMAEHKELGIYNFTNPGAISHNEVLTLFRDIVRPSFSWKNFSLEEQAKVIKAGRSNCKLDTTKLVNKLKEYGYEIPEIHEAYRKCFERMKAAGVQ
- the ERG9 gene encoding bifunctional farnesyl-diphosphate farnesyltransferase/squalene synthase (BUSCO:EOG09262HA6; COG:I; antiSMASH:Cluster_7; EggNog:ENOG503NXNI) encodes the protein MGAAQQIAYFLLHPNELRSIAQWKVWHEPVHRRDASKETPTEKSCFHFLKLTSRSFSAVIQELNPELLMPICLFYLVLRGLDTIEDDMTLDIKEKEPLLRDFHNIMEQDGWTFDKNGPNEKDRELLVHFDDIIFELKKVKKPYYDIIKDITEKMGNGMADYALNAEHNNIGVGTIKEYELYCHYVAGLVGEGLTRLFVESNLANPQLLVRMDLTESMGQFLQKVNIIRDVHEDWIDKRRFWPREIWSKYVDNWDDLFAPANREKALQCSSEMVLNALKHAEECLFYMAGIRDQSVFNFVAIPQSMAIATLDLVFRNPAIFERNVKITKGDACQLMIESTQNLRVVCDVFKKYARRIHKKNDPRDPNFLAISAQCGKIEQFIETIFPTQDPNKVRAGLKQEDPKMDALETFYLIAAALSTFILIGVLMIGIAWYFGARFDQVFKNIDQKIAGTVTSSVAAVTGVAHEEL
- a CDS encoding hypothetical protein (SMCOG1075:alkaline serine protease; SMCOG1075: subtilase family; MEROPS:MER0006037; EggNog:ENOG503NZK9; COG:O; antiSMASH:Cluster_7), with amino-acid sequence MAGRFLVSLSVALSALGVSAAPATTFTKSEGFYIGVPIANPDAQNLIPHKFIVVYNNTFSDDEVFAHESSIASVIAKRNIGKRSPLTNNILSTTVETFQIDQWRAMALEADDALINEIYAAKEVSYIEQDAVIKLNVRQLQSRAPTGLARLSHDGARQNGYFFDSSAGEGITAYVVDTGIRTTHEDLQGRARFGASFIRGEDETDLNGHGTHVAGTIGGWKFGVAKKTQLVAVKVLGADGSGSNSGVIAGMDFVARDATRRGLRGKAVMNMSLGGSFSQAVNTAINRIEAAGVVPVVAAGNENQDTALTSPGSAEAAITVGAIDQTNDRRASFSNFGPLVDIFAPGVRVESCGIRSDSDTATLSGTSMASPHVAGLAAYIMALEGITGVQQVADRLKQLAGQTNSRVVAASNVAGTTDLIANNGFR
- a CDS encoding hypothetical protein (antiSMASH:Cluster_7), with translation MPCGFQRPHRSQRSITSKTGQTGLQLIVAKHQAGRDPAQSRILMDAAEVDWAETFPQRNCRVRAVGSSCPMAAPGASIKSQPSHILFPPMPCLQDPWFFCFPRFPQAHDSHNNHPRGGRSKKICYAPESFSFNFANRITNNGRQILWHAFAFRIRLELMLEPKRPLEPDPAQPAPDVCEVGKSAIPPSIPAHPSFAQVSPDRRMFLAARDGSHSGHGNPIMGPNLACHLSSVLGELQRPLPGSRSRVVLV